One Desulfobulbaceae bacterium genomic window, TGCTAACCGAAAATTAACCTCCCCAAGCTATGAATGTAAAAGAAACAATCAGGGACAGAATACCACGATTCTCAAGAAGACATACTCGATTGCTTACATAATCCAACTTAGTTTTGTGACAATAGGTATTGAATGAATCCGGACGCCATCATGTCAAAACTTTGCCTTTCAGGTCTTACCCCAAATAAAAGTCAAGGTGCCGCCACCAATAAACCCAATCCCCCGGCTGTTAGCTGTGAGATAAAAGTTTGTGGATGACCCTCTTAAAATGATCAAGGGTGATAGGCAAAATATCAATAGGAACCTGAATCAATTCAAAAAATTCCATAATCATTGCCTCATCGAGTGCTTCTACACCAGTATCCAAAAGTAAAATTTGATCATACCAGCCAAGATTGATCCTGGCATCTTCCACCGTCCATAACCCTTGATCTATAGAGCTTTTAATCATTTTAAACCAGGCTGGCGTCATAATGCTGGTTCGGCTCTCCTGCAGCTCCTTGGTTTTTTTCTGACCCAGAAGCATTTCAATACAGTTTAGCTCCTGAGGCATGGTTCCACAGCAGCTGTTGGCAATATGGTTTATCGGTTGCTGTGCCTGACAGTCTTGCCCAACAAGTAGCGTGATGGCAGCGCCTTTTCCCTGGGCT contains:
- a CDS encoding DUF1638 domain-containing protein, whose product is MKHHLISCPIFAKELDVVLAEISNKPVVHLMDYAVHISAESMQKELSQAIKTAQGKGAAITLLVGQDCQAQQPINHIANSCCGTMPQELNCIEMLLGQKKTKELQESRTSIMTPAWFKMIKSSIDQGLWTVEDARINLGWYDQILLLDTGVEALDEAMIMEFFELIQVPIDILPITLDHFKRVIHKLLSHS